The following nucleotide sequence is from Microbacterium arborescens.
GCCTTCGCGCCGACCGCCCCGTACCTCGTGGGTCGCGAGAAGGTGCGCGAGTTCGCCCGCGCCGTCTTCGCGACCGACCCGCAGCACACCGACCCTGAAGCGGCGCGCGCCTTGGGTTACCCCGACGTGGTCGCGCCCCCGACCTTCGCGATGGTGATCCAGGACCTCACGCTGCAGCAGCTGCTGGGCGAGCCCGACTCGGGCATCGCCCTCGAGCGCACGGTGCACGCCGAGCAGCGCTTCCGCTACACCCGGCCGATCGTGGCGGGCGACGAGCTCACCGCGCAGCTCTCGGTGACCGGCATCCGTGCTTTCGGCAAAGGTGCCATGGTGACCAGCGAGGCCGAGATCCGTGACGTCGCCGGCGACCACGTCGTGACCGCCGTCTCGGTGCTGCTGATCGGAGGGGAAGACGCATGAGCGAACTCACCGTCGGAACCGTCGTCGCCGAGCGCACCGTCGAGCTCACCCGTGAGTCGCTCGTGCGTTACGCGGGAGCGTCGGGGGACTTCAACCCCATCCACTACCGCGACGACGTCGCCACCCGCGTCGGCCTGCCCGGTGTGCTCGCCCACGGCATGCTGACCATGGGTCTGGCCGTCGAGACCATCGTCGAGTGGCTCGGCGACAGCGGTCGCATCGTGGAGTACGGCGTACGGTTCACCCGTCCTGTCGTCGTCGATCCCGAGACGGGCGCGACCCTCACCGTCGTCGCGAAGGTCGGGGCGGTCGACGAGGGCGTCGCCCGGATCGACCTGACCGTCAGCCACGCCGACACCGTCGTGCTCGGCAAGGCCCAGGTGCGCGTCCGCACCGCGGAGTGACCGTGGCTGACATCGAACCGCGGCCCCTCGCGGAGCTGACCACGCTGCGCGCGGGCGCGGCGCCCGAGCGCATGGTCGAGGTGCACACGACAGACGAGCTCGTCGCCACGATGAGGGAGCTGTGGGGGGCGCACGAGCCGTGGCTCGTCGTCGGGGGCGGGTCGAACCTCCTCGCGGGCGACGAGCCCTTCGAGGGCACTGTCGTGGCGATACGCACGACGGGCATCGAAGAGCTGCCGTCGCCGCATCCGGGCCGCATCCGCCTGAAGGCGCAGGCCGGGCACTCGTGGGACGACCTCGTCGAGTACGCCGTCGCGGCGGGCCTCAGCGGGATCGCCGCGATGTCGGGCATCCCGGGCACTGCCGGAGCGGCACCCGTCCAGAACATCGGTGCATACGGTCAGGAGGTCGTGCAGACGCTCGTCGAGGTCGAGCTGCTCGACGAGTCGACGGGAGACGTCAGCGTCGTGCCGGCGTCCGAGCTCGGGCTCGGCTTCCGCACGTCCGTGCTCAAGCATCACCACGGGTCGGTCGCGGCGCGGTCCGCGGTCATCCTCTCGATCACGTTGGAACTCGATCAGGTCGGACACGGCGAGTTCGCGATCCGTGGCCCGCAGCTGCGCGGCGCTCTCGGGCTCGATCCCGAGGCCACCGTGTCGCTGCGATGGGTGCGCGAGACCGTGCTCTCGGTGCGCGCCAGCAAGGGGATGGTGCTCGACGACGCCGACCCCGACACCTGGAGCGCCGGGTCGTTCTTCCAGAACGCCGTCGTCACCGCAGCATTCGCACGGACGCTGCCCGACGCGTGCCCGCGCTGGCCGGTGGCTCCCGATCCGGTGGCCGACCGGGTGATCCCGCTCGCGGAGTACTACGGCGTCTCGCCGACGGGCGCGGTGGCCGAACCGGACGTCAAGGTGAGCGCTGCCTGGCTCATCGAGCACGCGGGAATCGGCAAGGGCTTCTCGCTGCCCGGCTCGCGGGCGGGGCTGTCGACCAAGCACGCCCTCGCCCTCACCAACCGCGGGGGAGCGACGGCGGACGAGCTCGCCGCGCTCGCCCGGTTCGTGCAGCAGCGCGTCCAGGCCGATTTCGGTCTGATCCTCCAGCCCGAACCCGTGCTGGTCGGCGTCGAGCTCTGACCCGGTTCCCTCAGCCGTCGACTCGCCATGAACGGCGGGTACGAGTGCCCCGGGACCCGCCATTTCTGGCGAGTCGACGGGTCAGGGAGAGGGGAACCAGGGAACCTCAGGAGAAGAGGCGCTGGAGGCGCTGGATGCCTTCGAGCAGCTGGTCGTCGCCGAGCGCGTACGACAGGCGCAGGTAGCCCGAGGGGCCGAAGGCCTCGCCGGGCACGACGGCGACCTCGGCCTGCTCGAGGATCAGGTCTGCGAGCTCGAGGCTCGTGTTCACCTCGACGCCGCCCCACGAGCGTCCGAGCAGACCGGTGACGTCGGGGTAGACGTAGAACGCCCCGAGGGGAGTGGGAACGTCGACTCCGGGAATCTTCGCGAGCTCGTCGACGATCAGGCGGCGGCGACGGTCGAAGGCGAGCCGCATCTGCTCGGCCTCGTCCTGCGGTCCCGTGAGTGCTGCGAGGGCGGCGCGCTGCGCGACGTTGTTGACGTTGGACGTCAGGTGCGACTGCAGGTTTCCGGCGAGCTTCATGGCGTCGGCGGGGCCGACCATCCAGCCCACCCGCCACCCGGTCATCGCGTAGGTCTTGGCGACACCGTTGACGAGGATCGTCTGGCCGGCGAGCTCGGGAACGGCCTCGACGATCGAGACTGCGCGGGTGCCTTCGTAGACGAGGTTCTGGTAGATCTCGTCGCTGATGACCCAGATGCCGTGCTCCAGCGCCCACTGGCCGATGGCCGTCGTCTCTTCGGGGGTGTACACCGAGCCCGTCGGGTTCGAGGGCGAGACGAAGACGAGCGCGGTGGTCCGCTCGGTGCGCGCAGCCTCGAGCTGCTCGACGGTGACCTTGTACTCCTGGTCGGCGCCGGCGAAGACCTCGACCGGGATGCCGTCGGCGAGGGCGATCGCTTCGGGGTAGGTGGTCCAGTAGGGAGCCGGCAGCAGCACTTCGTCACCCGGGTTCACGACCGTCTGGAAGGCCTGGTAAACCGACTGCTTGCCACCGTTGGTCACGATGACCTGCGAGGGCTGCACCTCGAGGCCCGAGTCGCGCAGCGTCTTGGCGGCGATCGCCTCACGCAGCACGGGGAGGCCGGCGGCCGGGGTGTACCGGTAGTTGGCAGGGTCGGCGAGAGCGTGCTGGGCGGCCTCGACGATGAACTGCGGCGTCGAGAAATCGGGCTCACCGGCCGCGTACGAGATGACCGGCCGGCCGGCGGCCTGCAGGGCCTTGGCCTTCGCGTCGACCTTGAGGGTCGCCGACTCGGCGATGGCGGAGAGCTTGCGGGACAGCGGTGCGCGTTCGGTCACCCTTCGAGAGTAGCGGCGTGGTCCACCGAATGGTGGACGGGGATCGACCGGATGACCCCTGCCGCACCGGCGCCGCACGCGGCACGCTGGAACCATGACCACGAGAGCGAGCGCACCGACCGTCGTGCGCGGCCTGACCAAGAGATACGGCGACGTGACGGCCGTCGACGACGTGAGCTTCGACGTGCCCGCCGGCGGCGTGTTCGCGTTCCTCGGGACGAACGGAGCCGGCAAGTCCACGACGATCGGAGCCCTCACGACGGTGATCGAGCCGGATGCCGGTCAGCTCGAGGTCGCCGGTCACGACGTCCGGGCCGATGGCGACGCGGTGCGCCGGGCGATCGGCGTCGTCTTCCAGGATTCCCTGCTCGACTCGGCCCTCACCGTTCGCGAGAACCTGACGGTGCGTGCGCGCCCCTACCTCGGTTCGGCCGCCGCGATCCGCGATCGCATTCAGCGGCTCGCCGACATCATCGACCTCGGCGAGTTCGTCGACCGCCGCTACGGGCGGCTCTCGGGAGGTCAGCGTCGACGGGCCGACATCGCCCGGGCGCTCCTGCACGACCCGGAGATCGTCTTCCTCGACGAGCCGACGACCGGGCTCGACCCCGCGAGCAGGCAGATGGTGTGGCGGACGATTCACGAGCTGCGCGAGCGCGTGGGGCTGACGGTCTTTCTCACGACCCATTACCTCGAAGAGACCGAGGAGGCCGACCAGGTGTGCATCATCGACCGCGGGCGTATCGTCGCCGACGGCACTCCAGCGCAGCTGCGCGCGCGGTACAGCTCCAGCATCCTGTCGCTCGTCACCGCCGCCGGCCCCGAGAGCATCGCGGTGGCGGATGCCGCCGAGGCGCGGCGGATCCTCGCCGAACGGGGCGACGCCGTCCTCGACTTCGAGTTCCGGCACGGGCGGATGGACGACGTCTTCCTCGCGCTGACCGGCCAGGCGGCGACCGGGAAGGCGGCGACGGGGGAGGCGACGCGATGAAGACCGTGCAGGCCTACGTCGGGCGCAATCTCCGGCTGTTCTACCGAGACCCGCTCGGGGTGTTCTTCTCTCTCACCGGGGCCCTCGTGGTGTTCCTGCTGTACGCCCTGTTCCTCGGGCAGATGCAGGTCGATTCGCTCGCGGCGACGCCGGGGTTCGACGCCGATGCGGCCCGCGACTTCGTCGACTCGTGGATGTTCGCCGGGGTCGTCGCCGTCGCCGCCGTCACGACCCCGCTCGGTGCGCTGTCAACCTTCGTCGAAGACGCCGCGACCGGACGGTTCCGCGACTTCCTCGTCTCACCCGTGCGTCGCGCGCAGCTCGTGCTCGGTTATCTCGGGTCGGCGTTCATCATCGGCCTGATCACCACGCTCATCGTGCTCGTCGTGGCCCTCGCCTACCTCGGGCTGACCGGCCGCACCCTGCCCGACGCCGGACAGATCACCCGCATCGTGCTGTGGACCGTGCTCTCGGTGGCGGCGTACACGGCGCTCTGGGCGTTCGTGGTGTCGTTCCTGCGCACGAGCGGCTCGTACTCGGGGCTGTCGACGCTCGTCGGAACCCTGACCGGCTTCGTCGCGGGGGCGTACATCCCCGTCGGCTCGTTCCCCGACGCGGTGCGGGATGCCGTCGGCGTCCTCCCGTTCGCCCAATCGGCGATGCTCGTCCGACGCGAGTTCGCCGTCGATCCGCTCGATCGCCTCGCGAGCGGCGCTCCCGGCGCAGTCGAGGAGCTGAGCCGGATCTACGGACTCGACCTTCAGGTGGGGACGGCGACCGTACCGGTCTGGGTCGCGGCGGTCGTCCTGGCTGTGGTTGCCGTCGCGTTCACGGTGCTCGCCGCCGCCCGCATCCGCGCCCGCATCCGCTGAGGGCAGGATGGTGTCGTGATCAGTCGCAGCTGGGTGGATGTCGCCGTCGGTGTCGTGCTCGCCCTCGGCGTCGGCATCCTCGCGGCCGCGGGAGAGACGGCCCGGCTGCCGTGGGCGGTCGCGGGCCTGGTGCTCCTGCTCGCGGCGTATCTCTTCGCACGGCCCTCCGCCGGAGCGGAGGATCCCCGGCGGTTCGCGGTGTTCCTCGCCGTCGCGACGGTCTCGATCGCGGCGATGACCTTCGGCGAGGTCTCCCTCGCGACGATGCAGGTCATCGTGTATCCGCTGGTGTGGATCTTCGCCCCGCTGCGGCGTGACGGTGTCGTGGGATCGCTTCTGGTCGGCGCGGGGATGCTCGTCGGGTACGCCGGCGGCTTCGGTTTCGCTCCCGACGCCCTGCTGGAGGCCACCGTGGTGGCGGTGCTCTCGGCGGCGTTCTCGATCGCGATGGGGTGGTGGATCTCGGCGATCGCCGCGTATGGCACGGAGCGTGCGCGTCTGCTCGACGAGCTCTCGCGCGCGCAGCAGCAGGTCGAGGCACTCAGCCGTGACAAGGGCGCCGCCGACGAGCGCGAGCATCTGGCCCGTGAGATCCACGACACCCTCGCGCAGACCCTCGCCGGGATCGTCATGCTCGCCGAACAGGCCGGACGGCGCTCGCGAACGGGCGACGTCGAGGGTGCCACCGCGGCGGTCGAGCGCCTCGAAGTGGCCGCCCGTGACGCGCTCACCGAGGCGCGCGCCATCGTCGCGCGGACCGCCGCCGTCCCCGCCGACCCCGTGCTCGGTGCCGCGGTCGAACGACTCGCGGAACGCTTCCGCGCCGACACGGGGCTGGAGATCTCCGTCGTCGACACGGCATCCGGAACCGATCGCGAGACCCAGGTCGTCGCGTTGCGCTGCCTGCAGGAAGCGCTCGCCAATGTGCGCAAGCACGCGGGAGCCGCGCGGGTCACGGTGTCGCTCTCCGGTGAGGAGGACGGCGCCCTTCGGCTGGTCGTCGAGGACGACGGGCGCGGGTTCGACGTCTCGTCCCCGCGCACCGGCTACGGCCTCGACGGCATGAGCGATCGGGTGGCGCTCGCGGGCGGCACCGTCGAGGTCGCCGCTGCGGCGGGTGCGGGGACGACCCTGTCGATCCGGTTGCCCGCGCCGACCGCGCCGCGGGCTCCCATGGGGGTGCGGGCATGATCCGCCTGCTGATCGCCGACGACCACCCGATCGTCCGGTCGGGTCTGGCCGGTCTGCTCGCGGACGAGCCCGGGTTCGATGTGATCGCGGAGGCCGCCGACGGGGGCGAGGCCGTCCGCCTCGCCGGCGAGACGCGTCCCGACGTCGTCCTCATGGACCTGCGGATGCCGGTGCTCGACGGCGTCGCGGCCACGGCACGCATCGTGGCGGCGCGCGACGGCGGCGCGGGCCCGCGGGTGTTGATCCTCACCACCTACGAGAGCGACGACCAGATCCTCGCCGCGATCGAGGCCGGAGCCAGCGGGTATCTGCTGAAGGCCGCGCCGCGCGAGGAGATCGTGGCCGGCATCCGGTCGGTCGCCGCCGGGCAGACCGCTCTCTCGCCGGCCGTCGCGGTGCGGTTGGTGGAACGGATGCGGCAACCGGAGGCCGCGGCATCCGCTCTCACTCCGCGCGAGACGGACGTGCTGCGCCTCGTCGCGGCGGGGCACGGCAACAAGCAGATCGCGGTGCAGCTGGGGATCGGCGAGTCGACGGTCAAGACGCATCTGCTGCGCGTGTACGACAAACTCGGCGTCGACGGTCGCACCCGAGCCGTGACCCTCGCGCTGGAGCGCGGCCTGCTTCCCTGACCCTGCGCCCGAGACGATCGTTACGCGGTCGTCACGTGGGGGATCGGGGGCTGTTCTAGCGTGGGTGCGAGGGACGACGGGGGAGAAGCCGGATGCGGGTGCGGGTCGGGATGCGGAGGTGGATGCCGGCTGCTACTGCGGCGGCTGCGGGCGGTGCGCTGGTGCTGTCGCTGGCGGGGTGCGCGGCGATCCCCTTCGGGCCGCCGCCCATCCGTGACGTCGCGACCGTTTCCGACACGATCTCGTGCCCGGAGTTCACGGCCGATCCGCCTGCCGGTGCCGGTCTTCTCCCGGAAGCGTTCGAGGCCGTGGCGGTGTTGGAGTGCGCAAACGGGGTGACGCGCGAGGATGCCGACGGCGTCATCGCCGGAACCGAGATCGTTCGTTACGAGGGCGACCTGTCGGAGTTCCTCGACGCGATGGCGGCGCCCAGCGACCCCGGTCCGGCAGAGGTCTGCCCGGCCGTCGGGTACGGATTCCGCGCTCTTTGGGCGACGGATGCGGCGGGCCGCTTCGCGCCGCTGTCGTTCCCGCTGACCGCGTGCGGCGGCCCGAAGGAGGACGAGCCGCTCGCCGCCCTGGCTCGGCTCGAGGTCGTCGACCGTACGTTCTCGGACGCCGTGCGCGTCGAGCTCCGTGAGGCGACGGCGGCGGGCTGCTCGACGCGCGCCGGCGTGGCCCCGCTCGAGATCCTCGGGTGGACGCCTCTCGAGGCGCAGGCGCAGGCGCAGGCGCCGGTCGACGTCGCCGAAGCGATGGTGTGCGCCTACGAGGCGGACGCCTCCGAAGGCCTGGACGCCCCAGCCGGGACGCCGAGCGTGATCGGCGATGGGGGCCTGTTCGCCGGGGCGTTCTCGCTCGACGCCGAATCGGCGCGTGCGGTGTTCACCGCCGCGGCCGCCGCCCCCGCCAGCCCTACCGCGGCCCGGGACTGTGGTGAGGCGGCATCCCGTTTCGTCGTGGTGCACCCGCGCGCGACGAGCGCCGGCGACGCTCCGGTGCCGGTGACGGTCGAACTCGACGGCTGCCAGCGCGTCGTCGGCACCGACTTGCAGGCCCGGCCCGCTCCGCCCGAGCTGATCGCCCTCCTCCTCTCCGCCCTCCCCACCCCCTGACCCCCCATCCCTCTCTCCGTCGACTCGCCAGCAACTGCGGATGCGTGGGGTGCGGGATCCGCGTTTCGTGGCGAGTCGACGGGGTGACCGGGGGTCAGAGGTACTTCGCGTAGGCGGGGAGGGTCAGGAACGCGGGGAAGTCCGAGCCCAGCGCGACCTCGCGGAACAGGGCGGAGGCGTCGTCGAAGCGGTCGTCGTCGCGG
It contains:
- a CDS encoding FAS1-like dehydratase domain-containing protein translates to MSVNPDLVERAFAPTAPYLVGREKVREFARAVFATDPQHTDPEAARALGYPDVVAPPTFAMVIQDLTLQQLLGEPDSGIALERTVHAEQRFRYTRPIVAGDELTAQLSVTGIRAFGKGAMVTSEAEIRDVAGDHVVTAVSVLLIGGEDA
- a CDS encoding MaoC/PaaZ C-terminal domain-containing protein, translating into MSELTVGTVVAERTVELTRESLVRYAGASGDFNPIHYRDDVATRVGLPGVLAHGMLTMGLAVETIVEWLGDSGRIVEYGVRFTRPVVVDPETGATLTVVAKVGAVDEGVARIDLTVSHADTVVLGKAQVRVRTAE
- a CDS encoding UDP-N-acetylmuramate dehydrogenase translates to MADIEPRPLAELTTLRAGAAPERMVEVHTTDELVATMRELWGAHEPWLVVGGGSNLLAGDEPFEGTVVAIRTTGIEELPSPHPGRIRLKAQAGHSWDDLVEYAVAAGLSGIAAMSGIPGTAGAAPVQNIGAYGQEVVQTLVEVELLDESTGDVSVVPASELGLGFRTSVLKHHHGSVAARSAVILSITLELDQVGHGEFAIRGPQLRGALGLDPEATVSLRWVRETVLSVRASKGMVLDDADPDTWSAGSFFQNAVVTAAFARTLPDACPRWPVAPDPVADRVIPLAEYYGVSPTGAVAEPDVKVSAAWLIEHAGIGKGFSLPGSRAGLSTKHALALTNRGGATADELAALARFVQQRVQADFGLILQPEPVLVGVEL
- a CDS encoding pyridoxal phosphate-dependent aminotransferase — protein: MTERAPLSRKLSAIAESATLKVDAKAKALQAAGRPVISYAAGEPDFSTPQFIVEAAQHALADPANYRYTPAAGLPVLREAIAAKTLRDSGLEVQPSQVIVTNGGKQSVYQAFQTVVNPGDEVLLPAPYWTTYPEAIALADGIPVEVFAGADQEYKVTVEQLEAARTERTTALVFVSPSNPTGSVYTPEETTAIGQWALEHGIWVISDEIYQNLVYEGTRAVSIVEAVPELAGQTILVNGVAKTYAMTGWRVGWMVGPADAMKLAGNLQSHLTSNVNNVAQRAALAALTGPQDEAEQMRLAFDRRRRLIVDELAKIPGVDVPTPLGAFYVYPDVTGLLGRSWGGVEVNTSLELADLILEQAEVAVVPGEAFGPSGYLRLSYALGDDQLLEGIQRLQRLFS
- a CDS encoding ABC transporter ATP-binding protein, producing MTTRASAPTVVRGLTKRYGDVTAVDDVSFDVPAGGVFAFLGTNGAGKSTTIGALTTVIEPDAGQLEVAGHDVRADGDAVRRAIGVVFQDSLLDSALTVRENLTVRARPYLGSAAAIRDRIQRLADIIDLGEFVDRRYGRLSGGQRRRADIARALLHDPEIVFLDEPTTGLDPASRQMVWRTIHELRERVGLTVFLTTHYLEETEEADQVCIIDRGRIVADGTPAQLRARYSSSILSLVTAAGPESIAVADAAEARRILAERGDAVLDFEFRHGRMDDVFLALTGQAATGKAATGEATR
- a CDS encoding ABC transporter permease; its protein translation is MKTVQAYVGRNLRLFYRDPLGVFFSLTGALVVFLLYALFLGQMQVDSLAATPGFDADAARDFVDSWMFAGVVAVAAVTTPLGALSTFVEDAATGRFRDFLVSPVRRAQLVLGYLGSAFIIGLITTLIVLVVALAYLGLTGRTLPDAGQITRIVLWTVLSVAAYTALWAFVVSFLRTSGSYSGLSTLVGTLTGFVAGAYIPVGSFPDAVRDAVGVLPFAQSAMLVRREFAVDPLDRLASGAPGAVEELSRIYGLDLQVGTATVPVWVAAVVLAVVAVAFTVLAAARIRARIR
- a CDS encoding sensor histidine kinase; translated protein: MISRSWVDVAVGVVLALGVGILAAAGETARLPWAVAGLVLLLAAYLFARPSAGAEDPRRFAVFLAVATVSIAAMTFGEVSLATMQVIVYPLVWIFAPLRRDGVVGSLLVGAGMLVGYAGGFGFAPDALLEATVVAVLSAAFSIAMGWWISAIAAYGTERARLLDELSRAQQQVEALSRDKGAADEREHLAREIHDTLAQTLAGIVMLAEQAGRRSRTGDVEGATAAVERLEVAARDALTEARAIVARTAAVPADPVLGAAVERLAERFRADTGLEISVVDTASGTDRETQVVALRCLQEALANVRKHAGAARVTVSLSGEEDGALRLVVEDDGRGFDVSSPRTGYGLDGMSDRVALAGGTVEVAAAAGAGTTLSIRLPAPTAPRAPMGVRA
- a CDS encoding response regulator, producing MIRLLIADDHPIVRSGLAGLLADEPGFDVIAEAADGGEAVRLAGETRPDVVLMDLRMPVLDGVAATARIVAARDGGAGPRVLILTTYESDDQILAAIEAGASGYLLKAAPREEIVAGIRSVAAGQTALSPAVAVRLVERMRQPEAAASALTPRETDVLRLVAAGHGNKQIAVQLGIGESTVKTHLLRVYDKLGVDGRTRAVTLALERGLLP